In Rutidosis leptorrhynchoides isolate AG116_Rl617_1_P2 chromosome 2, CSIRO_AGI_Rlap_v1, whole genome shotgun sequence, one genomic interval encodes:
- the LOC139893091 gene encoding homeobox-leucine zipper protein HAT9-like → MVHEVSFIKSLNLSLNLNYHDHDHDQDQDRDERLETKSLIKLDQSLPSLTLGLGRDQDPINLINQQQASNSTTSLVSSFSNSTSTKRERDAGGEEVGTVFSKEIGDMDQDDFEVGARKKLRLTKKQSFVLEENFKQHSTLNPKQKQTLAESLNLRPRQVEVWFQNRRARTKLKQNEVECALLKKCCEALTSDNKKLKREIQQLKALKTTILPPQFYMQFPAPVTHTMCPSCERINSGNGGDVAKLPFSREQKSHSHLFSQLC, encoded by the exons ATGGTTCATGAGGTTTCTTTTATCAAAAGCTTGAATCTAAGCTTAAATCTGAATtatcatgatcatgatcatgatcaaGATCAAGACCGAGATGAACGACTAGAAACAAAATCGTTAATTAAACTTGATCAATCACTCCCTTCTTTAACATTAGGATTAGGTAGAGATCAAGATCCAATCAACTTGATTAATCAACAACAAGCTTCTAATTCGACTACTAGCTTAGTTTCTTCGTTCTCAAACTCGACAAGTACAAAGAGGGAGAGAGATGCTGGTGGTGAAGAAGTCGGGACGGTTTTCTCTAAAGAAATCGGTGATATGGATCAAGATGATTTTGAAGTTGGTGCTAGAAAGAAGCTTAGATTGACTAAAAAACAATCGTTTGTGTTGGAAGAAAACTTTAAACAACATAGCACCCTTAATCCG AAGCAAAAGCAAACCCTAGCAGAAAGTCTAAATCTAAGGCCAAGACAAGTTGAAGTATGGTTCCAAAATAGACGAGCAAG GACAAAGCTGAAACAAAATGAAGTAGAGTGTGCATTACTTAAAAAGTGTTGTGAAGCACTAACAAGTGATAACAAAAAGCTAAAAAGGGAAATTCAACAACTTAAAGCCTTAAAAACAACCATACTTCCACCGCAGTTTTATATGCAGTTTCCGGCTCCGGTGACACATACCATGTGTCCGTCTTGTGAGAGAATCAACTCCGGCAATGGTGGTGACGTGGCAAAACTTCCATTCTCTCGTGAACAGAAGTCACACTCACACCTTTTTAGTCAGCTATGTTGA